In one Magallana gigas chromosome 7, xbMagGiga1.1, whole genome shotgun sequence genomic region, the following are encoded:
- the LOC105338527 gene encoding tryparedoxin, with protein MSTLFTGDYIYQSGLTGGQPEESDARLCLVPNMDAALCSVTEVQGKHGLVNVTQMLKDTPVVGLYFSAHWCPPCRGFTPTLIEFYKTMQANNQGLEVIYVSLDRNRASFDEYYGTMPWYTIPYEDDARESLAEKYGVRGIPYLVIIDQHGNIVDKEGRGTVETASGTQLPEKWKTV; from the exons ATGTCAACCTTGTTCACTGGCGACTACATTTATCAATCAGGCTTAACCGGGGGACAGCCTGAGGAATCAGACGCTAGGCTCTGTCTGGTTCCTAACATGGATGCTGCACTGTGCTCTGTGACAGAGGTCCAAGGTAAACATGGTCTGGTCAACGTCACGCAGATGTTGAAGGACACACCTGTAGTAG GTTTATACTTCTCCGCCCATTGGTGCCCGCCTTGCCGAGGATTCACCCCCACGCTGATAGAGTTCTACAAAACCATGCAGGCCAATAACCAGGGGTTGGAGGTCATCTACGTCAGTCTGGATCGAAATCGTGCCAGCTTCGATGAGTACTATGGAACCATGCCCTGGTATACCATTCCTTATGAGGACGATGCCAGA GAGAGTCTGGCAGAGAAATATGGCGTGCGAGGCATTCCTTATTTAGTGATCATCGACCAACACGGCAACATTGTAGACAAAGAAGGAAGAGGAACAGTAGAAACTGCTTCCGGTACACAACTTCCGGAAAAATGGAAGACCGtttaa
- the LOC105338528 gene encoding nucleoredoxin has protein sequence MDAALCGMTKVEGKDGEVQVSDLVQGKTCVGLYFSAHWCPPCRGFTPVLAQLYTKLKENNQSIEIIFVSSDRDENSFKEYFNEMPWHALPFSERDLKAKLGEKYGVRGIPTLIILDKDGNIKDAEARGTAQNCPGDKLPDKWC, from the exons ATGGACGCCGCTTTGTGTGGAATGACTAAAGTCGAAGGCAAGGATGGAGAAGTCCAGGTTTCCGATTTGGTACAAGGAAAAACCTGTGTAG GTTTGTATTTCTCCGCACATTGGTGTCCACCCTGTCGAGGATTCACCCCCGTCTTGGCCCAGCTATACACCAAGCTGAAGGAAAACAACCAAAGCATAGAAATCATCTTCGTCAGCTCGGACCGCGACGAAAACAGCTTCAAGGAGTACTTCAATGAGATGCCGTGGCACGCACTTCCCTTCAGTGAGCGTGACCTTAAG GCGAAGTTAGGAGAAAAATATGGTGTTAGAGGAATTCCTACCCTAATTATTCTGGATAAAGACGGAAACATCAAAGACGCCGAGGCGAGGGGCACCGCCCAGAACTGCCCGGGAGACAAACTCCCGGACAAGTGGTGCTAG
- the LOC105338537 gene encoding RYamide receptor: protein MNFLSNASLLLQTNISSITNSSKNATTTWENSVDEYCLPETFVTLVLITYLVFFVLSVLGNGTVCIAIGLRFLKPTVTNFFMGSLAACDVLISFIIPFTVLSNLVFMYWPFGAFLCPSISLVQLMTTLLRALTLVAMTCDRYYVLSRPFKGRLLAKQAKLVIVGIWIFSFIVCLPSGIFSEIIYLPHEPGSSGLCVEVWPQDTLRHIYGVVIMVMQYFVPLVLMLATYSHIAVIVWRNKTPGEANRKRDQRRERSKKKMLSMLIMVVLNYLFSWLPYHVITLIGDVNPTIYDSKAVHMLWVVAHLLSFSNGGTNVIIYYWRNRNYRMAFKSLKEMLIKHFSKTHDKHVRVTRGRKPSAPLQNSHLTSTGSMT, encoded by the exons atgaattttctttcaAACGCAAGCTTGTTGCTTCAGACCAATATCTCAAGCATTACAAACTCTTCGAAAAATGCGACGACGACTTGGGAAAACTCTGTCGATGAATATTGTCTTCCGGAAACATTTGTAACGCTTGTTTTAATAACTTACCTAGTATTTTTTGTGCTCTCAGTCCTGGGAAATGGCACCGTCTGCATTGCTATAGGTCTCCGGTTCCTTAAACCAACAGTGACAAATTTCTTTATGGGAAGCTTAGCTGCATGCGATGTTTTGATATCATTTATCATCCCTTTTACAGTTCTTAGTAACCTTGTTTTTATGTATTGGCCGTTCGGGGCCTTTCTGTGTCCATCCATCTCTCTCGTCCAACTAATGACAACATTGCTAAGGGCTTTGACATTAGTTGCAATGACTTGCGATAGATATTACGTCCTATCAAGGCCATTCAAAGGGCGTCTCCTTGCAAAGCAAGCAAAACTTGTCATTGTTGGGATCTGGATATTTTCGTTCATAGTTTGCCTTCCCTCTGGTATCTTCTCGGAGATCATTTATTTACCACACGAGCCGGGATCGAGCGGTCTGTGTGTGGAGGTTTGGCCCCAGGACACATTACGTCACATCTATGGAGTCGTCATCATGGTGATGCAGTATTTCGTGCCCCTGGTCCTGATGCTTGCAACCTACTCACACATTGCAGTTATTGTGTGGAGGAACAAAACCCCGGGGGAGGCCAACAGGAAACGCGATCAGAGGCGGGAAAGGTCCAAAAAGAAG ATGCTCTCAATGCTGATCATGGTTGTGTTGAACTACCTCTTTTCCTGGCTTCCGTATCACGTGATTACTCTTATTGGTGACGTCAATCCCACCATTTACGACTCCAAGGCCGTTCACATGCTTTGGGTAGTTGCGCATCTTCTCTCCTTTAGCAACGGTGGCACAAATGTCATCATCTACTATTGGAGGAACAGGAATTACCGCATGGCCTTTAAAAGCCTCAAggaaatgttgataaaacactTCTCAAAGACACACGACAAACACGTAAGAGTCACGCGTGGTCGAAAACCCAGTGCCCCTCTACAAAATTCACACCTTACTTCAACGGGATCAATGACTTGA